Proteins from a single region of Lates calcarifer isolate ASB-BC8 linkage group LG19, TLL_Latcal_v3, whole genome shotgun sequence:
- the LOC108892591 gene encoding LOW QUALITY PROTEIN: protein max-like (The sequence of the model RefSeq protein was modified relative to this genomic sequence to represent the inferred CDS: deleted 1 base in 1 codon) — MSENDDIEVDSDADKRAHHNALERKRRDHIKDSFHSLRDSVPALQGEKASRAQILDKATEYIQYMRRKNHTHQQDIDDLKKQNALLEQQVRALEKAKGNTQLQTNYSSDSSLYTNRKGSAVSAFDGGSDSSSESEPDEPPNRKKLRAEPS; from the exons ATGAGCGAAAACGATGACATCGAAGTCGACAGCGAT GCAGACAAGCGAGCACATCATAACGCGCTGGAGCGCAAACGCAGGGACCACATTAAAGACAGCTTTCACAGTTTACGAGATTCTGTGCCTGCATTACaaggagagaag GCTTCCCGAGCACAGATTCTAGACAAAGCCACCGAGTACATTCAGTACATGAGGCGGAAAAACCATACCCACCAGCAAGACATCGATGACTTAAAGAAGCAGAAtgcactgctggag cagcagg TTCGAGCACTGGAGAAGGCCAAGGGGAACACTCAGCTCCAGACAAACTACTCTTCTGACAGCAGCTTGTACACAAACCGCAAAGGGAGCGCGGTGTCCGCCTTCGACGGCGGGTCCGACTCCAGCTCCGAATCAGAGCCGGACGAACCACCCAACAGAAAGAAGCTGCGCGCGGAGCCCAGCTAG
- the LOC108892576 gene encoding sodium/bile acid cotransporter, translating into MNVTEVYEGMVGMYRAGNVSGNGSMATLNSPSPLNKIISIFSLVILFITMISLGCRMEISKIKAHVLKPRGIAIALLAQFGIMPLTAFCLAKLLEMDPMRAVTVLVCGCCPGGSLSNIFALAIKGDMNLSIVMTTCSSFAALGLMPLLLYIYCQNFPGLENAVPYGGIMTALALTLVPCSIGILINHYKPNYSAVVTKAGVGILAVAGIILLTLAAIAVKDVLWLALTADIVGTAALMPLIGFLLGYVMSVMCRLNAQCSRTISMETGCQNIQLCFAILKVAFPPEVIGPMYFFPLIYITFQSTEALLLALCFRCYQKFKAPAEDAKVYQNVDVKQEEEKQP; encoded by the exons ATGAACGTGACAGAGGTCTACGAGGGAATGGTAGGCATGTATAGAGCGGGAAATGTTTCTGGCAATGGAAGCATGGCTACCCTGAACAGCCCCTCCCCCTTGAACAAAATCATCAGTATCTTCAGCCTCGTCATCCTCTTCATCACCATGATATCCCTCGGCTGTAGGATGGAGATTTCCAAAATCAAGGCCCATGTCCTCAAGCCAAGAGGAATAGCCATTGCGCTGCTGGCCCAGTTCGGCATCATGCCCCTCACTGCTTTCTGTCTGGCCAAATTGCTGGAGATGGATCCAATGAGGGCTGTGACTGTGCTGGTGTGTGGCTGCTGTCCAGGGGGATCCTTATCAAACATTTTTGCCCTGGCCATTAAGGGTGACATGAACCTCAG CATAGTAATGACCACTTGCTCCAGCTTCGCAGCCCTGGGCCTGATGCCTCTGCTGCTCTACATCTACTGCCAGAACTTCCCCGGCCTGGAAAACGCTGTCCCGTATGGAGGCATCATGACGGCTCTCGCACTCACCCTGGTGCCTTGCTCCATCGGCATCCTCATTAATCACTACAAGCCAAATTACTCAGCAGTGGTCACAAAA GCTGGTGTCGGTATCCTGGCAGTAGCTGGCATCATACTTCTCACCCTGGCTGCCATTGCAGTCAAAGACGTTCTGTGGTTGGCCCTCACAGCGGATATTGTGGGGACGGCTGCACTGATGCCACTCATTGGCTTTTTGCTGGGATATGTCATGTCCGTCATGTGCAGACTCAATGCTCA ATGCAGCAGGACCATCTCCATGGAGACAGGGTGTCAAAACATCCAGCTGTGCTTTGCCATCCTAAAGGTGGCCTTTCCCCCCGAGGTCATCGGACCCATGTATTTCTTCCCCCTGATATACATCACATTCCAGTCTACGGAGGCCCTTCTCCTGGCCCTGTGCTTCAGATGTTACCAAAAATTCAAGGCACCAGCTGAGG ATGCAAAAGTATACCAGAATGTTGACGTtaaacaagaggaggagaagcagccATGA